AGGGCTGGAATTGCCAGGGTCCTCACAATATgatattatcatgatacttaggtgccgatatgaTTTTATTGCAGTTCAATGTTCTAAACATATTGCttaccatatgtctgctgcagagggacaggagagagccataagaaaatgagttttgatcagtcatggaaataagtgctgaaaacaaattggctccatATTTAAAAATAATATGGAGAACAAGTTATGAAGGAAAAAACAGGAATTTTTgttgcaggtacagccaactagcgcaaaaataatattgcctCCCAGCCTATTTCCACATTACACTCTGTGACGTACTGTCGTGACGGATGAATCGTTCTGACGGTTCTATGGTTCCTCCTCCTAGTTTGTGGAGGACTATGAGCCCACCAAGGCAGACAGCTATAGGAAGAAGGTGGTGCTAGATGGAGAGGAGGTCCAGATCGACATCCTGGACACGGCTGGACAGGAGGACTATGCGGCCATCAGAGACAACTACTTCAGGAGTGGAGAGGGCTTCCTGCTAGTCTTCTCCATCACAGAACACGAGTCCTTCACAGCTACTGCAGAGTTCAGGTTGGTTCCATGAGTAACTCCTCATGTATCCTAGCATGGCATTGAAGGCAGCCTAATGTGATTCAGACTGAACGTTCACCATGACAGAAGACTCGGAAGCTATGatttgcgtgcgtgtgtatgtgtgtgtgtgtgtttgcctgcgaTATAGACCTAGGAAATCATTTCCATGACTTCTTGATTGTAAGACCATACACCTCTATTCCCTTTTCCCTATGTTTGTCCTTTGCACCTGACCTCAGTGCTTGTCTCTGGATCCAGATAAAATATTTGTAATGCttgtaatgtgtgtgtttcagggagcaGATACTGCGGGTGAAGGCAGAGGAGGATAAGATTCCTCTGTTGGTTGTGGGGAACAAGTCTGACTTGGAGGACCGCAGACAGGTCTCTGTAGACGAGGCCCGAGCCAAGGCAGAGGAGTGGGGGGTGCAGTATGTAGAGACATCAGCTAAGACACGAGCCAACGTTGacaaggtactgtgtgtgtgtgtgtgtgtgtgtgcgtgtgcgtgtcgtgtgtgtgtgtgtgtgtgtgtgtgtgtgtaattactgCAGACAATTATGTTCTATATGCCATTTTCAAGTTGATAAAGTGATACAGAAATAGTGGTGGACTATGACTGATAATTGTCTGTTCAGGTAAATGTGTCTGACAACATTGTTTCTTTTCAATTCTCAAGGTATTCTTTGACCTGATGCGGGAGGTGCGAGGCAAGAAGATGTCGGAAAACAAGGACAAAAACGGCAAGGG
The DNA window shown above is from Salmo salar chromosome ssa25, Ssal_v3.1, whole genome shotgun sequence and carries:
- the LOC106586433 gene encoding ras-related protein Ral-B; the protein is MAASKSKTQSSLALHKVIMVGSGGVGKSALTLQFMYDEFVEDYEPTKADSYRKKVVLDGEEVQIDILDTAGQEDYAAIRDNYFRSGEGFLLVFSITEHESFTATAEFREQILRVKAEEDKIPLLVVGNKSDLEDRRQVSVDEARAKAEEWGVQYVETSAKTRANVDKVFFDLMREVRGKKMSENKDKNGKGKNKNKNKKSFKERCCLL